The Enterococcus sp. 7F3_DIV0205 genome has a window encoding:
- the gcvPA gene encoding aminomethyl-transferring glycine dehydrogenase subunit GcvPA — translation MGNYLGSTEQQQQEMLKTIGLKNMSDLYQDIPKEMIVENLDIPTGKSEFEVRHILENMGKKNKVFSSIFRGAGAYNHYIPAIVKQISAKEEFMTSYTPYQPEISQGLLQSIFEYQTMICEITGMDATNASVYDGATAAAEAINMCLEKKRLTVLISETTNPMTIQTALTYFSSRDIEFIMIPEKDGVTDLSVLKEKLDDTSACFIVQQPNYYGGIEPVEAIAEMVHEAKAKFIMSVNPVASTVLKTAGEVNADIAVGDSQPFGIPLAFGGPYIGFIATKEKMIRKLPGRIAGETVDEAGDRAFVLTLQAREQHIRREKAASNICSNQALCALTNAVYMSTMGARGIQEVAEQCYSKAHYLCDQLTQIKEVKRNNDSPFFHEFVTTFPVSNEVVLAKLEEHDILGGYPTEQGLLWCVTEMNTKEQIDEVVALVKEACES, via the coding sequence ATGGGTAACTATCTTGGCTCAACGGAACAACAACAACAAGAAATGCTGAAAACAATTGGTTTAAAAAACATGAGTGACCTCTATCAAGATATTCCTAAAGAAATGATTGTAGAAAACTTGGATATCCCCACGGGAAAATCGGAGTTTGAAGTACGGCATATCTTAGAAAATATGGGAAAGAAAAACAAAGTCTTCTCAAGTATTTTTCGTGGTGCTGGTGCTTACAATCATTATATTCCTGCTATTGTGAAGCAAATTTCAGCGAAAGAAGAATTCATGACGTCTTATACACCTTATCAACCTGAGATCAGTCAAGGGTTGTTACAGTCGATTTTTGAATATCAAACAATGATCTGTGAAATTACGGGAATGGATGCGACAAATGCTTCTGTTTACGATGGTGCAACGGCTGCTGCTGAAGCGATCAATATGTGCTTAGAAAAAAAACGTTTAACAGTCTTGATCTCAGAAACGACCAACCCAATGACGATCCAAACAGCTCTGACTTATTTTAGTTCTAGAGACATTGAATTTATCATGATTCCTGAAAAAGATGGTGTAACAGATTTATCTGTTTTAAAAGAAAAGCTAGATGATACGAGTGCTTGTTTCATTGTCCAACAGCCAAATTATTATGGCGGAATTGAGCCTGTAGAAGCAATTGCTGAAATGGTTCACGAAGCAAAAGCTAAATTTATTATGAGTGTCAATCCTGTGGCGAGTACAGTACTGAAAACAGCTGGTGAAGTCAACGCAGATATTGCTGTTGGTGATTCACAACCATTTGGGATACCGCTAGCTTTTGGCGGACCCTATATTGGGTTCATTGCCACAAAAGAAAAAATGATTCGTAAATTACCTGGGCGCATTGCAGGAGAAACAGTGGATGAAGCAGGTGATCGAGCGTTTGTTTTAACGCTGCAAGCTCGTGAACAACATATTCGCAGAGAAAAAGCAGCTTCTAATATCTGTTCAAATCAAGCACTTTGCGCGTTAACGAATGCTGTTTATATGAGTACGATGGGTGCGCGCGGCATTCAGGAAGTAGCTGAACAATGTTACAGTAAAGCTCATTATCTCTGTGACCAATTAACGCAAATCAAAGAGGTCAAAAGGAATAATGATAGTCCGTTTTTCCATGAGTTTGTGACGACTTTTCCAGTATCGAATGAAGTCGTGCTAGCTAAATTAGAAGAACACGACATTTTGGGCGGCTATCCTACAGAGCAAGGTTTATTATGGTGTGTGACAGAAATGAATACCAAAGAGCAAATAGATGAAGTAGTCGCATTGGTGAAGGAGGCGTGTGAATCATGA
- the gcvH gene encoding glycine cleavage system protein GcvH yields MTKATELKFSKSHEWVLFDGDKVKIGLSDYAQDQLGDIVFIDLPDEGDDVTKGESFADIESVKAVSEAYSPITATVTAVNEELLDSPELINSAPLESWLIEVEGVEEIEDLLSAEEYKKFCEESEEA; encoded by the coding sequence ATGACAAAAGCTACGGAATTGAAATTTTCAAAATCACATGAGTGGGTACTTTTCGATGGAGATAAAGTGAAAATTGGTCTTTCTGATTATGCACAAGATCAGCTAGGCGATATCGTTTTTATTGATTTACCAGATGAAGGTGATGATGTTACGAAAGGTGAATCATTTGCAGATATCGAATCTGTTAAGGCTGTTTCAGAAGCCTATTCTCCAATCACAGCCACAGTTACGGCAGTTAACGAAGAGTTGCTAGACAGTCCTGAGCTGATCAATTCAGCGCCTTTAGAATCATGGCTGATCGAAGTGGAAGGAGTAGAAGAAATCGAAGACTTGCTAAGTGCTGAGGAATATAAAAAATTCTGCGAAGAATCTGAGGAGGCATAA
- a CDS encoding HelD family protein has protein sequence MSNDRTQETHHLHQVYEELTQAKDTYQTAIDEVNTTGKSVLEQFSGDTKLNFDSYSDNLETFAMMEMKNREIDQLNIQNATAAKQLEKVERLLKVPYFGKIDVTFLDADSDRDVFYIGMNDFTNLEGESRIYDWRSPIASLFYNNVLGDSSYLVNKTEIPVTLNLKRQLIIEEDRLINFFDTSLAIQDDILLHSLEADSSQYMKDITTTIQQEQNEIIRDERHPLLLVNGIAGSGKTSAIMQRIAYLLYNHRTKITADDILLLSPNSTFIDYISQVLPNLGERNPLNLTLLQFLKFTFREKAPIESESAYFKRITAEQVSAQQRVIQSQKFVDFIHSFEDASLIQQSLFKPILFKRKPIFSAELIFNLYQETPTTLSIRDRLSATKEKLSSLWNRYLIKQSKSKQMIDQMQDLTEAEQLRYFDTTFDAEDEEQLVEYALQRLQQKYRKVVDGITNIAWFDQWLLFEALYQHYQQDAYQRTTTVYTADEVVILLLLKDKFIEDLSNRQMAFILVDEVQDYTEAQILLLLKLFPQANFTLAGDENQAIFNTSVSFIGLKELLSASSRSVTSYQLLNSYRSSKEITQLFQTLVTNHEKLKIVSIRKDGEKPAFIECDDEVAYLDTLTSLLASLEKAEDTVVITKTASDAELLKQQLAQKNSAIDTQILSIDMAKGLEFDNVIIHDPSKLRYGTTDREKKILYTAISRGMKQVFLPYVGEISELLKTE, from the coding sequence ATGTCAAACGATCGCACACAAGAAACGCATCATCTACATCAGGTTTACGAAGAATTAACTCAAGCAAAAGATACCTATCAAACCGCTATCGATGAAGTCAACACCACAGGAAAGTCAGTGCTAGAGCAGTTTAGCGGTGATACAAAACTAAATTTTGATAGTTACTCAGATAACTTAGAGACGTTTGCCATGATGGAAATGAAAAACAGGGAGATCGACCAATTAAACATCCAAAACGCAACTGCTGCTAAGCAACTGGAAAAAGTTGAACGACTACTGAAAGTTCCTTATTTTGGAAAAATTGATGTCACATTCTTAGATGCAGATTCTGATCGGGATGTTTTTTATATCGGGATGAATGATTTTACCAATCTGGAAGGTGAATCACGGATCTACGATTGGCGTTCACCGATTGCTTCCCTTTTTTATAATAATGTTTTAGGTGACAGCAGTTACCTTGTCAATAAGACAGAGATTCCTGTTACGTTAAATCTAAAAAGGCAATTGATTATTGAGGAAGATCGTTTGATTAATTTCTTTGATACTAGCCTAGCGATCCAAGATGATATTTTACTTCATTCACTAGAAGCGGATTCTTCTCAATACATGAAAGATATCACAACAACGATCCAACAAGAACAAAATGAGATCATTCGGGACGAACGTCATCCTTTGCTTTTAGTCAACGGAATTGCAGGTAGCGGGAAAACGTCAGCGATCATGCAGCGAATTGCTTATTTACTGTATAATCATCGAACCAAGATTACTGCTGATGATATTTTACTGCTTTCTCCTAACTCTACCTTTATTGATTATATTTCTCAGGTGTTACCGAATTTAGGTGAACGAAATCCATTGAATTTGACTTTATTACAGTTCCTTAAATTTACCTTTCGCGAAAAAGCACCGATTGAAAGTGAATCAGCTTATTTCAAACGAATCACTGCTGAACAGGTAAGTGCCCAGCAAAGAGTGATTCAATCACAAAAATTTGTTGATTTTATTCACTCTTTCGAAGATGCTTCCCTAATTCAACAATCATTATTCAAACCGATTTTATTCAAACGTAAACCGATCTTTTCAGCTGAACTGATTTTCAATTTATATCAAGAAACACCAACGACTTTATCGATCCGAGATCGACTTTCCGCAACAAAAGAAAAACTATCCAGTTTGTGGAATCGTTATTTGATTAAACAGTCAAAATCCAAGCAAATGATCGATCAAATGCAAGACTTGACTGAAGCCGAACAGTTACGCTACTTTGACACAACTTTTGATGCAGAAGACGAGGAACAATTAGTGGAGTATGCACTTCAACGACTACAGCAAAAATACCGCAAAGTAGTGGATGGGATTACGAATATTGCTTGGTTTGACCAATGGTTACTTTTTGAAGCTTTATATCAACATTATCAACAAGATGCGTATCAAAGAACAACGACCGTTTATACTGCAGATGAAGTAGTGATTTTGTTATTGCTTAAAGATAAATTTATTGAGGATTTATCCAATCGACAAATGGCATTTATTTTAGTGGATGAAGTCCAAGACTATACAGAAGCTCAAATTCTTTTACTACTTAAATTATTCCCACAAGCGAACTTTACTTTGGCAGGAGATGAAAATCAAGCGATTTTTAATACGTCAGTCAGTTTTATTGGGTTGAAAGAATTACTATCGGCATCTAGCCGTTCTGTTACGTCTTATCAGTTATTAAATAGTTACCGTTCAAGTAAAGAGATCACTCAGTTATTTCAGACTTTAGTGACCAATCATGAAAAGCTTAAAATCGTATCGATCCGAAAAGATGGCGAAAAACCTGCTTTTATTGAATGTGACGATGAAGTAGCGTATCTTGATACTTTAACTTCCCTTTTGGCTTCATTGGAAAAAGCAGAAGATACTGTGGTGATCACAAAAACAGCCTCAGATGCAGAATTATTGAAACAACAACTTGCGCAAAAAAATAGCGCGATCGATACTCAAATTCTTTCAATTGATATGGCTAAAGGACTAGAGTTTGATAATGTCATCATCCATGATCCTTCAAAATTACGTTATGGAACGACTGACAGAGAGAAAAAGATTCTTTATACAGCGATTTCTCGCGGGATGAAACAGGTGTTTCTGCCTTATGTTGGAGAGATTTCTGAGTTGTTGAAAACTGAGTAA
- a CDS encoding MFS transporter, whose translation MENKKTRNVTWMLVAIFLGYTCIYVDKTTIGMSLVTIANDLGFDPQQKGLILSAFFLGYTIFQIPFGYLSSKIGTRKMMITSVFLVGIFLFLFGFGFSLLYLILIRFMTGAVAHSGYPSSVSTFISQELPIEKRGPAQSTMIASSGFAAIVGPLLIAPLLLQIGWHKTYYFLGAAVLLVAVLMYFVIPKEFGGVKEHLKNKKVISFREVLKDRNVWILIFAAFFINAAIYGLNGWMATYLVEAHGLALTQTAYVAAIIGFFTMIAAMLGGIVVNKYFVGKEKNVIFIATIGGGIFAILVSVVGTFIMSMVALTCAVAFASLAFATLMSIPLKIFPTDEVSAKYATINAIGVSGGFVAPTIIGALIQLSNGAFFSSFLFIGISFIVAGGITLLVKKSK comes from the coding sequence GTGGAAAATAAAAAAACAAGAAATGTTACGTGGATGCTTGTCGCTATATTTTTGGGATACACCTGTATTTATGTAGACAAGACGACAATTGGGATGTCACTGGTGACGATTGCAAATGATTTAGGTTTTGATCCACAGCAAAAAGGCTTGATACTCAGTGCTTTTTTTCTAGGTTATACGATTTTTCAAATTCCATTTGGTTATTTATCTAGTAAGATTGGAACAAGAAAAATGATGATCACGTCTGTTTTTCTAGTAGGAATTTTTCTGTTTTTATTTGGCTTCGGCTTTTCTTTGTTGTATTTGATTTTAATTCGATTCATGACAGGAGCCGTGGCCCATTCTGGTTATCCATCTTCTGTAAGTACCTTTATTTCACAAGAATTGCCAATAGAGAAACGAGGACCAGCACAATCGACAATGATTGCTTCTTCAGGTTTTGCAGCAATAGTAGGACCGTTATTGATTGCGCCTCTTTTACTACAGATCGGTTGGCATAAGACCTATTATTTTTTAGGGGCAGCAGTCCTTTTGGTCGCCGTTTTAATGTATTTTGTGATCCCTAAAGAATTTGGTGGAGTGAAAGAGCATTTAAAAAATAAAAAAGTTATCTCATTTAGAGAAGTACTAAAAGATCGAAATGTTTGGATTTTGATATTTGCGGCATTTTTTATAAACGCTGCGATATACGGTTTAAATGGTTGGATGGCGACTTATTTAGTTGAAGCTCATGGTCTTGCCTTAACTCAAACGGCATATGTAGCAGCAATTATTGGCTTTTTCACGATGATCGCAGCTATGTTGGGTGGCATTGTAGTGAATAAATACTTCGTTGGTAAAGAAAAAAATGTGATTTTCATAGCCACTATAGGTGGAGGAATCTTTGCTATTTTAGTCTCTGTTGTCGGAACATTTATCATGAGTATGGTGGCATTAACTTGTGCTGTGGCGTTTGCGAGCTTAGCTTTTGCTACATTGATGAGTATTCCATTAAAAATATTTCCAACAGATGAAGTGTCAGCAAAATATGCAACGATCAACGCAATCGGTGTCTCAGGTGGATTTGTTGCACCGACGATTATTGGTGCGCTGATTCAACTGTCTAATGGTGCTTTCTTTAGTTCATTCTTATTTATAGGGATTTCATTTATTGTTGCTGGAGGAATTACTTTACTAGTGAAAAAAAGTAAATGA
- the rnmV gene encoding ribonuclease M5: protein MTEKLRIEEIIVVEGKDDTRRIQEVVDADTIETIGSAINEDILEQIEHAQETRGVIIFTDPDFSGEKIRKTIMEVVPDAKHAFLSRQLAAPKKRGSSLGVEHASNEAILEALEKIVTPINETDDYQEIPRQTLIEYGLIAGARAKERREKLGDELRIGYTNSKQLTKRLKMFRITEKELRDVMNNLNE from the coding sequence ATGACAGAAAAGTTGAGAATCGAAGAAATCATTGTCGTTGAAGGAAAAGACGATACCAGACGGATTCAAGAAGTTGTTGACGCGGATACGATCGAGACAATCGGTTCAGCGATCAATGAGGATATTTTAGAACAAATCGAGCATGCGCAAGAAACGCGCGGTGTCATCATTTTTACTGACCCTGATTTTTCAGGTGAAAAAATTCGTAAAACAATCATGGAAGTTGTGCCTGATGCTAAGCATGCCTTTCTCTCGCGGCAACTTGCAGCACCTAAAAAGCGTGGCTCAAGTTTAGGCGTGGAACATGCCAGTAATGAAGCGATTTTAGAAGCGCTGGAAAAAATTGTAACACCTATCAATGAGACCGATGACTATCAAGAAATCCCTAGACAAACCTTGATCGAATATGGTTTAATAGCGGGAGCTCGTGCAAAAGAACGCCGTGAAAAATTAGGCGATGAATTGCGCATTGGTTATACAAACAGTAAACAATTAACGAAACGTTTGAAAATGTTTCGCATCACTGAAAAAGAATTAAGAGATGTCATGAATAACTTAAATGAATGA
- the gcvT gene encoding glycine cleavage system aminomethyltransferase GcvT has translation MDLKTPLYDVHLEAGGKMVSFAGYTLPVQYKDSGVIKEHLAVRNQVGLFDVSHMGEVVYEGKDALANLQYVLTNDFSNLEVGRVRYTLMCNENGGVIDDLLVYKCSDEKYLLVVNAANRAKDVAWMKKHLFGEVEFSDQSDQFVQIALQGAFAKEIIGKLTKEEEIPKKYYSFTEHADVGGVTCLLSRTGYTGEFGYELYCKPEDGIKLWNLLLETGQEYGIIPCGLGARDTLRLEAGMPLYGHEMTDEITPFETDLSFAVKMNKEDFIGKKALIDKGEPKITRIGLQLTDRGIVREGADVYFNDKKIGQTTSGTMCPFINKACAMALVEKNSVEISSPIEVEVRGKRIKAEVVTIPFIKK, from the coding sequence ATGGATTTAAAAACACCTTTATATGACGTACATCTTGAAGCAGGCGGAAAAATGGTTTCATTTGCTGGTTACACGTTGCCTGTTCAATATAAAGATAGCGGTGTGATCAAAGAACATTTAGCTGTTCGAAATCAAGTAGGATTATTCGATGTTTCCCATATGGGTGAAGTCGTTTATGAAGGAAAAGATGCTTTAGCGAATTTGCAGTATGTATTAACAAATGATTTTAGTAATTTAGAAGTAGGTCGTGTTAGATATACCTTGATGTGTAATGAAAACGGCGGTGTGATCGATGATCTACTTGTTTATAAATGTAGTGATGAAAAATATTTATTAGTCGTCAATGCAGCGAATCGAGCAAAAGATGTTGCATGGATGAAAAAGCACTTATTTGGTGAAGTCGAATTCTCGGACCAATCGGATCAATTTGTTCAAATCGCATTGCAAGGCGCATTTGCGAAAGAAATTATTGGGAAATTAACGAAAGAAGAAGAGATACCTAAAAAATATTATAGCTTTACTGAACACGCCGATGTTGGTGGTGTGACGTGTCTTTTATCTCGAACAGGTTATACAGGAGAATTTGGTTACGAGCTATACTGCAAACCAGAAGACGGGATCAAATTATGGAATTTATTACTGGAGACGGGTCAAGAATATGGGATTATTCCTTGTGGGTTAGGCGCTCGTGATACGTTACGGTTAGAAGCAGGAATGCCGCTTTACGGTCATGAAATGACAGACGAGATCACGCCTTTTGAAACAGATTTAAGCTTTGCAGTAAAGATGAACAAAGAAGATTTCATCGGTAAAAAAGCTCTTATTGACAAAGGCGAACCTAAAATCACTCGAATCGGTCTGCAGTTAACGGATCGAGGAATCGTTCGTGAAGGAGCAGATGTGTATTTTAATGACAAGAAAATTGGTCAAACAACCTCAGGTACAATGTGTCCGTTTATTAATAAAGCATGTGCAATGGCGTTAGTGGAGAAAAATAGTGTAGAAATCAGTTCTCCTATAGAAGTTGAAGTTAGAGGGAAAAGAATTAAAGCGGAAGTTGTAACTATACCGTTTATAAAAAAATAA
- a CDS encoding choloylglycine hydrolase family protein, with translation MCTGITIKSIKGNSYWGRTQEFNLLLEYDAAIIPRNYDLTVSLDHFLTRYAAMGVSISGQPLLVDGVNEKGLMGGSFYFGHYNRYIESEKIRAMGKLPLAGAEFVTYALTNYASVKELKERVNQDTAIAIVDNPAGIPQHYVFQDESGASVVVEPSIDGGYEIYDNPVGVFTNSPKFDWHLTNLQNYVGLSDAIAPDIQMDDLHVISNGKGSGLRGIPGDFTPQSRFIRAAYLKHFSEPVDDEQAVEQIFHILDSFDIPKGVVKVSSDTDVQYTQYTSAYDSKEKQMYIHLYENRMIQTLALTAGKLDNPVPQYFELKTEQQYYSMPKK, from the coding sequence ATGTGTACAGGAATTACAATTAAATCAATCAAGGGGAATAGTTACTGGGGAAGAACACAGGAATTTAATTTGTTGTTAGAGTATGATGCTGCAATTATTCCAAGAAATTATGATCTAACTGTTTCGTTAGATCACTTTTTAACACGTTATGCTGCGATGGGGGTCTCAATTTCCGGTCAGCCATTATTAGTAGACGGTGTTAACGAAAAAGGATTGATGGGCGGCTCTTTTTACTTTGGTCATTATAATCGGTATATCGAATCAGAAAAAATTCGCGCAATGGGGAAATTACCTTTAGCAGGCGCTGAATTTGTGACCTATGCGCTAACAAACTATGCTTCGGTCAAGGAATTGAAAGAGCGGGTAAATCAAGATACTGCAATAGCAATTGTTGATAATCCAGCGGGGATTCCTCAACATTATGTATTTCAAGATGAGTCTGGTGCCTCCGTTGTAGTTGAACCTTCCATCGATGGTGGCTATGAAATTTATGATAATCCTGTCGGTGTTTTTACGAACAGCCCTAAATTTGATTGGCATTTGACCAACCTTCAAAATTATGTTGGACTTAGTGATGCGATAGCACCCGATATTCAGATGGATGACCTTCATGTGATTTCAAATGGTAAAGGTTCTGGGCTAAGAGGAATTCCAGGTGATTTTACACCGCAATCTCGATTTATCCGTGCAGCGTACCTAAAGCACTTTTCAGAGCCAGTAGACGATGAACAAGCAGTGGAACAGATTTTTCATATTTTAGATAGTTTTGATATTCCCAAAGGTGTTGTGAAAGTCAGTTCAGATACAGATGTACAGTATACCCAATATACAAGTGCTTATGACAGTAAAGAAAAACAAATGTACATTCACTTGTATGAAAATCGTATGATTCAAACATTGGCTTTGACCGCCGGTAAATTAGATAATCCAGTACCTCAGTATTTTGAATTAAAGACTGAACAACAGTATTATTCAATGCCTAAAAAATGA
- the rsmA gene encoding 16S rRNA (adenine(1518)-N(6)/adenine(1519)-N(6))-dimethyltransferase RsmA yields the protein MTEYKEIATPSRTKEILKQHGFSFKKSLGQNFLTEPNILRKIVETAGIDTHTNVVEVGPGIGALTEQLAKNAAQVLAFEIDDRLIPVLEDTMSPYPNVTVVHNDVLKADLVGTTKEVFKEELPIKVVANLPYYITTPIMMHFLESDLAVEEMIVMMQKEVADRISAKPGTKAYGSLSIAVQYFMEASIAFIVPKTVFIPQPNVDSAIIKLTKRDKPAVEVTNEKEFFKLTKASFQLRRKTLWNNLIHFYGKDEETKAWLTKSLTEAEIEPSRRGETLSLIEFGRLSNTLEKNR from the coding sequence TTGACAGAATATAAAGAAATAGCCACCCCTTCAAGAACCAAAGAAATTTTGAAGCAACACGGCTTTTCATTCAAAAAAAGTTTAGGACAAAACTTTTTAACAGAACCGAATATCTTACGGAAAATTGTTGAGACAGCAGGAATCGATACGCATACCAATGTGGTGGAAGTCGGACCTGGTATCGGTGCTTTAACAGAACAGCTAGCCAAAAATGCTGCACAAGTTTTAGCATTTGAAATCGATGATCGCTTGATTCCTGTTTTAGAAGATACGATGAGTCCCTATCCAAATGTCACAGTTGTTCATAATGATGTGCTTAAAGCAGATCTAGTTGGTACAACAAAAGAGGTTTTTAAAGAAGAACTTCCTATCAAAGTGGTTGCTAATTTGCCTTACTATATTACAACGCCTATTATGATGCACTTTTTAGAATCGGATTTAGCGGTAGAGGAAATGATCGTTATGATGCAAAAAGAAGTTGCAGACCGAATCTCGGCAAAACCTGGAACCAAAGCTTACGGCTCGTTATCGATTGCTGTTCAGTATTTTATGGAAGCAAGCATTGCGTTTATTGTGCCGAAAACTGTGTTTATTCCGCAGCCAAATGTTGATTCAGCAATCATCAAATTAACAAAACGTGATAAACCAGCAGTTGAAGTAACGAATGAAAAAGAATTCTTCAAACTAACAAAAGCATCCTTCCAGTTGCGCCGTAAGACATTGTGGAACAACTTGATTCATTTTTACGGTAAAGATGAGGAAACCAAAGCTTGGTTGACTAAAAGTTTGACAGAAGCTGAGATTGAACCTTCACGTCGTGGAGAAACGTTGTCATTAATCGAGTTTGGGCGTTTAAGCAATACGTTAGAAAAAAATCGTTAA
- a CDS encoding TatD family hydrolase, with protein sequence MIFDSHTHLNAEQFNEDIPETIERAKELGVTEMAVVGFDTPTIEKSLELSQQYKEIQSIIGWHPTEAGSYTPEVEKKLQQLLTTPKVVALGEIGLDYYWMEDPKEVQDRVFRRQIAIAKEMNLPISIHTRDAMEDTYKILKEEDIRDIGGIMHSFSGDPEWMAKFLDMGMHISLSGVVTFKKAVEVQEVAKAVPLDRLLVETDAPYLAPVPYRGKRNEPGYTRYVVEKIAELREVPLEEIAKQTTTNAHRLFRLAE encoded by the coding sequence TTGATTTTTGATTCTCATACCCATTTAAACGCAGAACAATTTAATGAAGATATTCCAGAAACAATTGAACGTGCAAAAGAGTTAGGTGTAACAGAGATGGCAGTGGTTGGTTTTGATACGCCGACGATCGAAAAATCTCTAGAACTTAGCCAACAATATAAAGAAATCCAAAGTATTATCGGCTGGCATCCAACAGAAGCTGGAAGTTATACGCCGGAAGTCGAGAAAAAACTTCAGCAGTTATTAACAACACCAAAAGTAGTGGCACTTGGCGAAATTGGTTTAGATTACTATTGGATGGAAGACCCAAAAGAGGTGCAAGATCGTGTGTTTCGTCGTCAAATCGCAATTGCCAAAGAAATGAACCTGCCAATCAGTATCCATACACGAGATGCGATGGAAGATACGTATAAGATTTTAAAAGAAGAAGATATTCGTGATATCGGTGGAATTATGCATAGCTTTAGTGGTGATCCTGAGTGGATGGCGAAATTTTTAGATATGGGGATGCATATTTCTTTAAGCGGTGTTGTGACGTTCAAAAAAGCAGTAGAAGTGCAAGAAGTGGCCAAAGCAGTTCCATTAGATCGCTTACTGGTAGAGACCGATGCACCTTATCTAGCACCTGTCCCTTATAGAGGTAAACGTAACGAACCAGGCTATACTCGTTATGTAGTAGAGAAAATCGCAGAATTAAGAGAAGTTCCATTGGAAGAAATTGCAAAGCAAACGACAACGAATGCGCATCGTTTATTCAGGTTAGCCGAATGA